aatttaattgtatgtttgttgttgactcttgttggctggctggctggatAAAACAAGACCTAAGCGGCTTTGTTGTGGGACTAACTAATACCTGGCCACAGTTTGtttggcaaatgaaatgaaatatgcaGGGGACATGTGTCTAAGTTGCGACGAGTTGTTCATGTAATGCGAGGCGCACGCCagaacaaatatttcaatgtcAGATGTGCTGACAAAGTttatacacgcacacacgcacacaaacacacacgcacacactcacattaaCTTACCGACTACTTTGACAAAGCCATATTGGGTTTTGGCCGTCACCGTGTTGATTTGGCACATGTAACGCCCCATGTCCTCCTCCTGGACATTGTTGATGTGCAGAAACCAGGTGCGATGCTTGTCGTGCTTATCATGCGTTACGCTAATCCTTGGATTTCGCGTTATCACATGATTGTGCACCGTCAAAATGGCCGACTGCTCAAAGTGCATCCACGCCACCTGCAAATTgcgacaaagacaaagacaaaaacaacaataagttaatttcaacattaaaatataatcaGCCCGTTTATCATTTTCAACATCGAAAACATCGTATCAAATGATCATTTATAAGCAGCTGACGAAAAAGTGTCAGCGCTTTTTTATTGGCAAACTTCGGCTCCATCATCATCAATTTTTATGAAGGATTAACGACGCAACGACACCAGCGCAAAAGGATGTTGTCCGGGCTGGTCAAATTGGTAAAGTTCGCCTCGCGTTGTCGTCACATGtgacagcagctgctgctctgttGCAAAAGTTTGCTGCCTCCGTGCGTCATCAGGATGCGCATTCTGGACGCTCTCACTTATGCAATAGTTTCAATCGCCTCTCCGCcccaaaaaaaacatcaacaacaacaaacaatttatgcaaattttcagCGTACATTGCTAAGACGAAGACGTGCCCAGaaaaaaagggaaagaaaCACCAAACAAGCATTGTCGAAGCCATTTCAATGATAAATttcaacgcacacacacacatacacatacacaatagCGAAGGAAGCAACATCAACAGACAAGTGAATAGTGGGAGATGCGTAGATCAAGATGGTAAGCAAAAGTCACTAGCAGAGGCGTCGAACGAGGGCAACAGAGAAGTAATACTATTAAGAGAAGTACAGCTGAAGGTATTACAGAACTCTTGTATGGATAATATTCATTAAGAAGAATGTAACAGCTAGAGTTGAAGTAATTATTTAGCAGGCTTATGATTGATATGCCGTGAGCAGCACTTTACTTGATAACTCTTAGAGAGAGAAAACTATCGTTGAAGTGTCCTCCTCGTGGCCACCTCTGGAGCGAATGCGAATGAGAAGTGATgtgatgtggatgtggatgatgCTGATCCAATGGGGAGCTACTAGAAGCTGCTTACAGCATTAGAGAAAGGCAGAGACAGCAGAGACAGATATTGGTTAATTTTTCAATGTCTGCAATGAAAACGTGCGACACGCCAGTCGAGAcaagacgagacgagacgctATTCTCTTCCCTAGGGGgaaaaaaaatagttgtaGTCGATGGCGTTTATTTACATTGGCTCGTCGTCAGACTCTTTGGCATCTTTAGCTTCTGTTGAATAAAAATCAAGCAGCTGTAGTTTGCTTAAGTAGTTTGCCAGTGCACACTCTAACCCACtgaatgacaacaacaacgtcaaaTATTAATGAAGCCAAGTTTATCAGGCGAATAGTGAACGGCAAATAGGGGTGAAGAGCTGCAGCAAAATCAATATAAGCTGCAAGCTTTAAagagacacacactcacacacacacagataccattttatactttacttttacGAACACAACATTCACTGTGGAGTGTCGGACACATTTAAAGTGGCGACCGCAAATTTTGCGAAAATTCGCTGtcgctgcatttgcatttcgcattttgGTAGTTTTTGAGGtcattcaaatgaaattaattaggCTCATGTAACGCCAGCGAAAAAGTtgaaaagccaaacaaaatgtACCTCTGCCCTCTTCTGTAACCATGGCATCATCAGCCAGCTGCTGGGTTTGTTGAATGGtttcagtttttctttttttctttttttgggtggCCATGGATCGTGTTGCTGATGCGGTTGTGGAGTGTGTGACATTTGGcttaataatttttggtttGGAAAATGTCAGCGAAAGTCAAGGCAAAGTTGTACAACTCTCTGTGGCCTGTGGCCCGGGACTTTATAATAGGCTTTCCATCtgctattaaaattttacgCATATTTAAGTCTATTATAGTTGAAGTCGCCTAGCCAGGCTCAAGGATTagatagaaagagagtgagtgaCTAATGAGAAGCTATGAGATACGACACTTTTCTCTGCACAGCTCTCGGCCAGACTGCCTCGTGACCTCTCTCTCAACAATTATGATTTTGTCTCATTCAACATTATTTAACTTGGCGCACAAATAGCTTATTGCTCTTGCTCTTAAATAGCTcaacgaaaataataaaaacgcaTATTATGCATTCAtgaatattattgaatatCAACTCAAATAGTCAAGATACATATGTGcgaaaatatatcaaaaaataaatactttaggattgtttatttattacattttctctcaattaatcaatatacaaaatttggcATTCCGAGCCCAtcaactttttctttatatagGCAAGTATTAAAACAATggtattattttaagtttatcTGCATCCGTTCACAATCAGTATTTCATGTTTATTATAGCCATCAAtcttaaaaattaaagttctttaaatatttttgcacagGCGCCGAAGTATTTAGACATAAATATTGGAAATATGcggaaaatatgcaaacacaaaaaaaagtaaccCAACTGTTTGGTTTCCCATACCGGGAATTGAACCCGGGCCTTCCGGGTGAGAGCCGGATATCCTAACCACTAGACAATATGGGATATGCTCAACGAGCTGCTTAACAGCAACAAGTTTATGAGTTTAAAATGTGatctataaataaacatgAGAGTTGAACGAAATTGCCGCTAgaaatagaatatatatttaataaaaatacgaaatgtGTTGCTTTACTATTTCTATAATGTAAAGTTCAACTTTAAGATTTTGCGAGCTCtgcaatttttatgtttttcattCGTTCCTTCGCCAGATGAAATGAGAATGAGTAGTTTTCCATTAAGCGTGTTGGAAATCTGTGAATATTTATCTTTAGTGGCACGAATACTACCAAGACCCAGACGACATTTGATGCTGAGGCATATGCTGATGGCAAAAGTCGATAGACGAGACAGAGAATGgccaatttgcaatttgcgtAATGTCGCAAGTCTCTTTCAGTCTTTGGCTTTCGCTTTGACTACAGCCTTGTCTATGGGCCACTAAATGAAGtcataaaaatttaaacaacaacttaaaaaaaaaaaagaaaactacaaaaaacTTTCAGCCAGAGCTAAAATAAACACACTTTATTATGCCTGTGAAAATGTTTATGGTTCGTTCCGGCACAAACAGTAAGAgtaacaacagtaacaacaacaacaacaacaacaacatacagctacagtaacaataacaaaactaaacttcTGCTggctctttgttgttgttgttatatctGGTTGTTTGTGTAGGCGttgcaaaattgaaatacaaacaAGAACATGGCTAGAGTAAGAGCCATGAGTAGTCTGATGTCGACAGTTGAAGCAACGTTGGCAACCCTGCCAGCACTTTGGCAGTAACCCTGCCAAATGGTAAACCCCGCTAAATGGCTGAGGCAACGCTCgaaatattaacaatttaagCGTAAACGTGTTAAAAGAGCGTCGAAGAACTACGCGAGTTAATTTACACGCagctcaaatatttgcatggCAAGAATAGCAGCAGTTAAAAAGAATTAAGAAACGAAACTATCTGTGGTAATGTAGAATCTTAAATACTCTATCGAAGAAGCGCAAGTGCATTTGAGAAAACTAATAGCAAAATCTTGACTGAGTAACAATCCATAAACTGTGCAAATGGTCAGAGCTAGGAGTCTGCAATATTTACATAGGATAGTGAACATAATTTgattatcaatatattttatatgcatacttacatatgtatataaagttgtctcaactgactgactgactaaacTATCAACGCAGAACCCAAACGGCAAAAGTTGGGAGGttgtaatatttacattaagGAGTTGGTATAATTTGATGCCGCAATATGTCtagtttacttttatattgGAAATTGACTAAACTGATTGACTGCCCGAGCTATCACAGCCGAAATATTTAGAACTACGAGgctgcaatttgcatttaaagtatttgatatAATTTGATCATGCAATAAGAatgtttagtatatcaatGAATATATTTCACTTAACTGACTAACTAATCAAAATGGTAGGATCTAAGAGGCAGTGAcaatatatttcaattcagTGATCAACTTTTGCTTAGCTTCTCAAGAAATGAAACCGAAAGTCACACTTCATATCATAGAATATCTGTTCTCACACTAACTTTGCTTTCCATTCCCCCCATTTATGATTTCTAATTTTAGATAGGATAATCATATCGAAAAATACATATGTTCCAACTGTGATGCCAAAGTTGGCAACAAAGTTCATGTATCCAGCACAAggatataaaaatcaattccAATGTAACCTGCCTGCTGGCGGCTACGCAACtattttgcatgcaaagtcaCGTTTTATTGCAGCTACGCGTTGTTCTTGCTCCCCTCTCTCCAGTTATGctctttcttttgttgttgtcgtggtttctgttgctgttgttgttatagcaGCCACCgcttgctggttgctgcttgCTACTGGTTAACTTTTGAGCATACCTGCGGCGACACTGTGCGCTAGAAGTCCGCATCCGGCTACGAGTTTGGGACCGGGTCTGGGACCGGGTCTGGGGCATTGTTAAGTAGTTGTGTAGAAgcacagagcgagagagggaggaagGGAGGATGGTGAAACAGGAGCGATTGCATGCCAAACTTAAGGGCCATAAAAATTATTACGAGCACATAACATGCGCTCTCCAGATAAAAGATGAGGCGAATAGCCGCTCGTGCCACGTCGtgtcaaatgaaatttatgcacGTTTCGGCCGACGCACATTATGGAAATTCAATTggatgcaaatttaaattgctggccagagaaagacagagagcgGTGCGAGAGAGGTGGCGAGTGGTATGCATAACAAAcgcagcctaaaagtatgcaacactcaATGAATATTGAGCAGTGACATTTTCCAGTGGCTCTCAAACTGCAGCAAACAAGTGATTAACGTGTTGGTGGCTGGTTTactttctcttctttttttggttataTAGTTTGTACAATGTCTGGAGAGACTGGAGCacaaattacttaattaaagACAGACACTACTACTACTACGACTACTACTAACTAACTACAACAGTTTGCCAAAATgccagctgagctgagctgagctctgTGCACTTTGTTTGCCTGCTGTGCTGTCAAGCGCTGAGCAAAGGGCAAACATGAAGCGTACAATGTTACTTACGtacatataaacaaaaacaacgacagcaacagcaacaacaaccactagAACTACTCGTGGCAAACTCAAGTGTTGAGCGTAGCTCAGAAAGTCAACAAGTTCAATGCGTTGGCCTTTCTTGTCCAGCCGCCACCATGGGGcgcctgttgcctgttgctaAAGCCATTGCCTTTCCCTACTCCTGGACCTGGACCTGGACCTGGACCTTGACTTGGTTAGCTTTCTTTCTAGTTGTTCTTGTTGAATGCCCCAGAGATGTGTTGAGCCCCAGACAGCGGCATATTAGTTTGCTGCTGGGTTTTATGCCTGTCAAGCTGAGCATATCACAAAGTCAATAAACTTCAGTTGACTTAAAGTTTCCTCGAGTTCAAGTTGACATCGCAAGTTATGAAATAGCTTAATGCCaaagtatacatacatatatagggTATTTGCCAGCTCAAAGCACAAGCACATATCGATGGCGTTTGATTAGCTTTACACAAGTTGATTGCACTTATATTATTACGTATTATCAACTTACCTTATAAGTGCCCAGATTCTTCACCGAACAGGCCAATTTGACATTACGTCCCGCGGGTACTGTTATGTTATCAATGACATCCGTGAATTCCGGATCTTCCAGAATAACTATAATGACACAGAGCACAAGAGAGATGCcgattaataaaaatatattcacatatatctatatgcatatgtaaTTAAGTCAACAACTCAAATTGTTTTCCCTCCACTTCACTCGCGCTATAAATAACTTTGGCCACGAAATCTGAGGAGATTTACATGTAATTTGGGGCGCtgagttatttttatagccaGATTTATGTTAGCACTTAAGAATTAACAGCTATAAAGACACAAGCTGAAACGATTAGCGCATCAGCACACCAAAAGTTTTGACAGCCAgccaaatagaaaataaaaagccaaaagaaaacTGTCAATAAAATCTGCATCAAATGTGAGTAGCTCATAAAAGTTTAGAGGTAGGCAGACACTCATCCACACATATTCACAACAGATAAGGgccaacaaaagcaataaatcataattaaatttcacgCCATGCGCCTTTTGAGAGCGTTCAATGCCAATGCCGAGCTGTCGCTTTGCCCCTTTTTGGCCAACGGATGCCACGGAATTTGGGGATCTGTTGTTCCTGCTGCAGTTTAGCCTAGtgtgaaattgcatttggttGCATTGTTGGggactattgttattattttgttgcaacCATCACTTGTTCCGCCCTTTTCACACTGCTTTTgaactgcaactgccacacTCCAGGGTCAACAGGCATCGGGCTTCAGTGGCATGTGCCAAAGGTGATAAATGTTGTGCAAACGTTTAGGGCAGCTTAAAACAGTAAATGCTTTGTTTTAACTAAGATCAATGTGTAATTTGCTAAGCtgtattgatttaaatatattatactaataACAGTGCAAGATTAAAGCCAAGATAAGAGTCTGCTTTGTTCAAAATCAAGCGCTTAGTTGggtaattatttctattatgTGTTATTCTCATATGAAAAAGATGCTTTTAACTtctattgaatattttctagtTTTTAAGCTATTAAAATTTACTGATATAATtagtaaacatattttattatataactgttcaattaaaaacaagtaagaaagctacagtcgagtgtaccCGACTGTGAGCTATCCGCAAttcatagagtgcaaaatatccAGGGTAGAGACTATAAAAATGATATACGTAAATTAATCATTAGCTACTGAATTTAGTGtgacaaaatatttaattactaGCTAATAATTTGACATGACAGAGAATTCGAAATTTAATCAACTTCTTCAAACATTTCCCagatttttaaatgcaataatgaTTACTACGTAATTAATacttattcatttatttattaaattacctatttttgtaattacttGTTTTTCACTCACTGATTTAATCACTTCTTggtttaatgtatttattttattgtattttaattatatttattcctATTCTCTGAACTAATATCTTATCTTGTAAATTAGTGCGATATTCACCAgtatataacattttaatgtattcCAAATAAACTGCCCACATTTTTAAGATTgtcttaaaattattttatatttgtatatatataagtaaaatgttatcattatattttcaaattattgtcAATATTCTTTGATGTGCTTTTGAATTTTTCCCCGCTAATTCCGCTTTATGCCAATTATGATCCGCACATGCACTCGATACCAAAGCAGAGGCAATTATAGACATGTCCAGTGCCCGATGTGCTTAGCAGCTCAATCATGTTTGCGCAGATGTAATACAAAATGCTTTTGGGGGACAGTCAAGTGAGTGGAACTCAAACATATTGTATTACACAGCCAAATGGCATTTGGACCTGGCCGAGCTGGGCTCAAAGTGACAGACAGCTATACATATTTTGGAATCATTATGGTTTCGGGTTCGTGTTTGGCTTCAGTCCGGCGTTAGTTTCTGGTGATGATGCTGGCGATGTTGATGCTCTAAccgctgctgctattgctgctgctgcaactcaTTTAAGTTCTAATCACCTGCAACGACGGCAATTAATTAGCTGGCTTGGGCTaacgacaacggcagcaaGAGTCATTAGTTTGGCAGCCAGGGCTAAGAGGACTGAAGTAGCACCGCGAACCGAAGCGAGTAGTTGCCCATCCGACCCGTTGGCAGCATCAGATAAACAAccacatcagcatcagcataaTGCGGCAAAGGACAGCCAGGCTGCACACAGTTTGAcagcgagacagagacacacacatacacacagagcgaaaggcagagagagagagagagaaggagagatgCAGTTGGAGTTGTGAGTGCCTGGAGCGCTATTAAAGCGACATCCGATGCAGCATCAGGCAAACGGCACAGTGACGGATATTACAAAGcaccatcagcaacagcaacagcgaaaaaccaaatataattaagcTACACGACATTTTATCAGAAGTCTGAACCAATTGCTTTTCCTAGCCCATAATTTGCTCGACTTACACAAAGAGCAAAtccatatattttttttatatttttttttattttgttttatttactttgttgacattttagaataaatttaaatttgtatactttatatatattttatttattgatatttcttcgaaagcatttgcattttttttttttataatttttcattcaattaattttgtttatttcttgaaATATCTTAGACTTGCACTTACTCTCATaacttttgatttattcaaCTCGTACCTAACGAACAAATCCAATTGTAATATATATGATAAGtaatttttcgcttttttatttttgttcaattttcttttaatttaggTATTGACACTTTCTTGGACTATCTTCTTATATAtacatctataaatatatatattatatttttttgtatttttttatattattatggcTTACAAGTTATTTTCTGTACGAACATTGCTTCAACACAAAATTCCAATTAAGAAtgtattcattttcatttttattttatagtattataattgatatatttctTTAGTTGTATCTCTTACTCTTAttgcattaatttggtattaaatttattttatttcttcatGGTCATCGCTTAGACCATTTCCTTGCACTTGGACTTGATCATGTTGAAGGTGACGCTGCCCACATTCTGTGCCGCATTGTTGATCATCTCGAATATGTGATGATTTTCCTCTCCTTGCTCCACTGTGCGTTCGTGTAGGCGTCGCAGCGCCTGCGAGTATGCTTCATATTTCGCCGAACTCTCTGTGTCCAGTTTGAAGCTGGTGTAAAGCTGTTGAATGTCATAGAGCTGGCGATGCGTTTCGTCGTACAGCAAACTGGGTGTCTGTGGCAACAGTTCAGCCCAATGTCGATGCACCTGCTCGAGAAACTCGAAATTGCTGAACAGAAAGATGACAAACAGATCCAGACCTTTGGCTTTGAGTTGATCCAGCAACTGCTCGGTCAAATGCTGTCCGGCAATATTCGCCGGACGCTGACGCCTTTGCTCGTTATCTGCTGTTGCGAGATTACGTTCGAGAAATGCGTAGACACTCTGACGCTTCTCGAAAAAATCGCTGATGGCCAGCATGCTGTCGAGTTGTTGCAGTATTTGCTCCATTTGCGTTGTGTTCTCAATCTGTTCCGAGTCCAGCATATCTTGCAGCAGACCGCGCAGTATAAGCATATAGTTGTCTATGATTTCGGCACCCGATAACTTAACTCGCTCATAGAGCTGCTGTCCAAACTGATTTAGATTCAGACTCGATTCGCTGTGTGTCAGGTTCAACTTCTGCAGTGCGGCGCCCACAGTCTGATCATTAATCAGGCGATCCAAGTGCTGCACAGTGGGACGAGGTCGCTCAAACTGCTGGCAGAGTCGATGCAACCGCAGCTGTCGTATCTCCTGGGCACTCGCATCCCGAGCACTGCGCAACTGTTGGCTGAGTCGGTTGAGGAAGAGGAGATTCCGCAACACACTCGTGTGCTGCAAATCGAGTTGTGTGTGGTGTTGGGCGTCCAGCAGCTGTTTAATTAGCAACACCTTTGGCTGCAGCTTGCGGGCGGAGCGCGCCGTGTGCAACTGTTCGGTATAATTGGCATAGCTGCCATCGTCCTCCAATTGCAGTAGATAATCGTTAAGACTTAATTCGGCGCGCTGTTCGGCAAGATCTGCAATGGCGCGCAAAAACTCCAGCTGATAGTCTTTGGCATTTAGTCGTGGTATCGATGACTGCCCCCCAGAAGAGGCCACAACAAGACTTGCCACAAGCCACAACAAGCAAAATACCAGCGACAAATTAAACATCTCGCGAACACTTCGAATTGCCAACTAACTGAGGAGGCAGCTTAgctcggctgctgctgctactgctgctgttgggttTGTGTTTCATGTAAACAGCGCTCGCTATTCTGGACTCTGTCTGATTGCGAATGGCAGACACAGAGGCAGAGGCGGAGGAGAGAGAAGCGGTGTAGGAGATGCAGGAAGAGGCAACTGGGGGCGTTCGTGTTTGTGGTTCAGCTCTGGGGTCAGTCGGTTTGTCGATTACGACAACAGCTGCTGAATGAACTGCATGAACAGCCTTATCGCTGACCGagactacgactacgactacgacttcaactacgactacgactacgactgcgactgcgactgcactGAGCGAAATGCTGCGGTTATCACAGGCAACTTTGGCACGCGACTAAACCACAAAACCGAAAGCCAATTTAAGTTAAgctttacaatattttttcccTCAGCCGGACTGCAAAGTGTACTGAAACGTGTaacgaatttatttaaatgcaggTGAGAGATCTAATATTAGTAATAATGCTACTCTAAAAAGAGTTGAAAAGCTCTCCAAGTTATACTTCTGTTAAGTTTATTAGAGTTAATTTAGTTAACCTTAAGCTTATCTTTTTTTAAGAGTATGaatcttatattatatattaatgtatgtataccatattataattaaatataagcTCAATCAGAGTGTGTTTTTTACTTAGTAAATTCAGTTTACATTTAACCTAACATAAAATTcttatattacgtatacgaacAATCGCATAAGAGCCACGGCTTTAGCGTAGTAAACTTAATATTTAAGCAAGTAACCGCaagtaaatcaataaatataattatctAGAATTCTGACAAAATGAATCTGGTACTCAGGagttcattttttgtttattctgTCTATATGCAAAgaattaatatactttaaaatttatgcacCAACATTTACGAAACGAAtaagaaaacatatttttaaaaacttttaaggtatttttatttttgtataattaacataagaatttaatttgattaaactaatttaattaataaaacaaaatctcTCAAATCTCACTCTATATTCGTTTGCCTGAATACGCCTTTTTATATAACTACATACTATTTGTACAACAGCAAAAatctctttttaatttaatatttgagtTATTAGAATATTcactttattaatttattgtcgCAAGAGAACAATtgattgtatttatttcatgAAATGTATATGCTATGTGCATATATGCTTTGTAATCTGCCAGCTGAGTCGATAAGAACTATTCTGAGCTGTATTGAAAAGCGCAAATCGTTGGGATTTTATAAGGATGCATTCGGCTTTTATCGTAAATGGCTAAAATCCAACGACCCACTACACATTTTATCCATTTACCTTAGTATAAGTGTGTGAGTACGAGTGTGAGTCTGTGTGAGTccgtgtgtatgtatgtgtgtgtgtgtgtgtgtgtgtgtgtagatgaATATGTGGTCGCTCTCTACGTGAGTGCACGTTCTAGACAGCAATTGTTGACCAAGCTCAGTTGgtgaatatgtgtgtgtgtaagctaGTATGTCTATTcacatgtgcatgtgtgtgtgtgtgacccTCTCGcaagttaaataaaagttgcagACGCTTTTCATTCATTGACAAAACTTCAACAGCATCCTAATTGTGCCATGGCGTGACTCTCCTTCAGCTCTACCTGTTCCACATCCTCGATTCTGTCTCCTTCGGTCTCTTCGAGTCTGTTTTTAGCCGCAGCCTGATTGAAATTTGTCAGGTTGATTGAACTCTTTTAGGGCAGTCGAGTTGATGTTAAGTCCTTCGCTTTCAGTCTTATTTCTTT
This DNA window, taken from Drosophila nasuta strain 15112-1781.00 chromosome 2L, ASM2355853v1, whole genome shotgun sequence, encodes the following:
- the LOC132798644 gene encoding uncharacterized protein LOC132798644; its protein translation is MFNLSLVFCLLWLVASLVVASSGGQSSIPRLNAKDYQLEFLRAIADLAEQRAELSLNDYLLQLEDDGSYANYTEQLHTARSARKLQPKVLLIKQLLDAQHHTQLDLQHTSVLRNLLFLNRLSQQLRSARDASAQEIRQLRLHRLCQQFERPRPTVQHLDRLINDQTVGAALQKLNLTHSESSLNLNQFGQQLYERVKLSGAEIIDNYMLILRGLLQDMLDSEQIENTTQMEQILQQLDSMLAISDFFEKRQSVYAFLERNLATADNEQRRQRPANIAGQHLTEQLLDQLKAKGLDLFVIFLFSNFEFLEQVHRHWAELLPQTPSLLYDETHRQLYDIQQLYTSFKLDTESSAKYEAYSQALRRLHERTVEQGEENHHIFEMINNAAQNVGSVTFNMIKSKCKEMV